In Acidobacteriota bacterium, the following proteins share a genomic window:
- a CDS encoding pitrilysin family protein, with amino-acid sequence MKKLSVIFFILLTFFVRMMANSSEIKIPEWHKKVLKNGVKLVSLYTEKIPMVSINLIIPSGSALDPPGKEGLARLTARMLLKGTKNRDEERIAFDVEFLGGSLETYSSQDYSAISAEFMSKDVLKAIEIFFDVLLNPIFPEEEFKKEKERAMDLLKQEKDNPSLIASKEFFQFLFKDHPYAHSSIGSEETIEKIKLEDAIDFYKKRFIPNGSVFVIVGNFDKSSIGKIENSLNMWKDRKTGLEPIKKLEEILERRILIVDDPDQTQSQIRIGRISFVSKKDPDFPAAVLANTILGGGFTSRLVNEVRVNRGLTYGINSSFVNYKSGGVFLVSTFTKNKSTLETIKIIIDELKKFKETSVTDAELEGAKNYITGQFPRGLETNNKLASQIGEIEFFNYPPEILKNFLTEIKKVTKDDIQRVSQKHFDLGNFTLLVLSNAKEVEEDLKELGKYEVKRMK; translated from the coding sequence ATGAAGAAGTTATCAGTAATTTTTTTTATACTTTTAACTTTTTTTGTTAGGATGATGGCAAATTCCTCAGAAATTAAAATTCCTGAATGGCATAAGAAAGTCTTAAAAAATGGGGTAAAGTTAGTATCTCTGTATACTGAAAAAATACCAATGGTATCGATAAATTTAATAATTCCCTCGGGAAGTGCTTTAGATCCACCAGGAAAAGAGGGGTTAGCCAGATTGACAGCAAGAATGCTTTTGAAGGGAACTAAAAATAGAGACGAAGAAAGAATTGCTTTTGATGTGGAATTTCTTGGAGGCTCTCTTGAGACATATTCTTCTCAGGATTATTCAGCAATCTCAGCAGAATTTATGTCTAAAGATGTATTAAAAGCTATAGAAATTTTTTTCGATGTATTACTGAACCCGATATTCCCTGAGGAAGAATTTAAAAAAGAAAAAGAAAGAGCAATGGATTTATTAAAACAGGAGAAAGATAATCCGAGCTTAATAGCGTCAAAAGAATTTTTTCAATTCTTATTTAAGGATCATCCTTATGCCCATTCATCTATTGGGAGCGAAGAGACAATAGAAAAAATTAAATTAGAAGATGCTATTGATTTTTATAAGAAAAGATTTATTCCAAATGGCTCTGTTTTTGTTATAGTTGGAAATTTTGATAAATCTTCAATAGGTAAAATTGAAAATTCTCTAAATATGTGGAAGGACAGAAAGACCGGGTTAGAACCAATTAAGAAATTAGAAGAGATATTAGAAAGGAGAATATTGATTGTAGACGATCCTGATCAAACCCAGAGCCAGATAAGAATAGGAAGAATTTCTTTTGTATCCAAAAAAGATCCTGATTTTCCTGCTGCTGTTTTGGCTAATACAATTCTTGGAGGAGGATTTACATCAAGATTGGTAAATGAGGTGAGAGTAAACAGAGGTCTTACTTACGGTATCAATTCGAGTTTTGTTAATTATAAAAGTGGAGGAGTATTTCTCGTTTCTACATTCACAAAGAATAAATCTACCCTCGAGACAATAAAAATAATCATCGATGAGCTGAAAAAATTTAAAGAAACTTCTGTTACAGATGCAGAACTTGAAGGTGCAAAAAATTATATAACTGGACAGTTCCCAAGGGGATTAGAAACCAACAATAAGCTTGCTTCCCAGATCGGAGAGATTGAATTCTTCAACTATCCGCCAGAGATATTGAAGAATTTTTTAACTGAAATAAAAAAGGTCACTAAAGATGATATTCAGAGGGTTTCCCAAAAACATTTTGATTTAGGAAACTTTACTCTTTTAGTTTTAAGTAATGCAAAAGAGGTAGAGGAAGATTTAAAGGAACTTGGAAAATACGAAGTTAAGAGGATGAAATAA